The following are from one region of the Zonotrichia leucophrys gambelii isolate GWCS_2022_RI chromosome 1A, RI_Zleu_2.0, whole genome shotgun sequence genome:
- the LOC135442455 gene encoding suppressor of cytokine signaling 1-like, with product MIRGRPDDLHNTQSTVSPLQRQHRSVLPSPAPPGLPDRFRMFRSCEWEVLERSLNILQASDFYWGPLSVGEAHAKLQREPVGTYLVRDSSQGNCLFSLSVRMPTGPVSLRISFQEGYFRLKNWFSDCVVRLLELVVAGTRNNPLHFDEMGGTPLVFSEPLCRSRRAVPTLRELCCRSLPAGAATEDRAGLGGSLGMCLREEVFSPLDRRGGSEGSAGPSPSLSWARR from the coding sequence ATGATCAGAGGGAGGCCAGATGACCTGCACAACACACAGAGCACTGTTTCTCCTCTGCAAAGGCAGCATCGGAGCGTTCTCCccagccccgcgccgcccggcTTGCCCGATCGTTTCCGGATGTTTCGTAGCTGCGAGTGGGAAGTCCTGGAGCGATCCCTCAATATCCTCCAGGCTAGTGACTTCTACTGGGGCCCCTTGTCCGTGGGGGAGGCCCACGCCAAGCTCCAGCGGGAGCCTGTAGGCACCTACTTGGTGCGGGACAGCTCGCAGGGGAACTGCTTGTTCAGCCTGAGCGTGCGGATGCCCACGGGGCCCGTCAGCCTTCGGATCTCTTTCCAGGAGGGCTATTTCCGCCTCAAGAACTGGTTTTCAGACTGCGTGGTCcggctgctggagctggtggtgGCGGGGACCCGGAACAACCCCTTGCACTTTGATGAGATGGGGGGAACTCCCCTGGTGTTCTCTGAGCCCCTGTGCCGGAGCCGCCGGGCAGTGCCCACGCTGCGGGAATTGTGCTGCCGGAGCCTCCCTGCTGGTGCCGCGAcagaggacagagcagggctggggggctcctTGGGAATGTGTCTGAGGGAAGAGGTGTTCTCACCCCTGGACAGAAGGGGAGGGTCAGAGGGGAGCGCtggccccagcccctctctgtcCTGGGCTAGGAGATGA